One Bremerella sp. JC817 genomic window carries:
- a CDS encoding pilus assembly protein N-terminal domain-containing protein, with protein sequence MKSFFQLTVLYGGRSALAAAMAGMLAMIPATADAQIAADLPSPRAEQRIEKPSDSVLMKESSLIQEVLEPELIFRVEPSRSKILRTKLPMTRVAITSPDIVEINEFSTTEVEVIGLKAGETTMTIWFAAPDGTTTVLRYLVKVAANSEEQRRAEIEYGKLEARINELFPNSIVQLIPIADKLIVRGQARDAHEAAQIIAVLGGQSVDQAGNLSLGASLGSAAMLPGAEDLRTTSVIDLLHVPGEQQVMLKVRIAELQRDAARNLGFDFSVSGDNYDISHIIGAGAGNLSAILDGGDVELFLQATSANGMAKILAEPTLVTISGKSANFIAGGEFAVPTAVGVGGIGAVSTTFRGFGTQLAFTPTVLDKDKIRLQVAPSFSSINNNNSVDGIPGLDIRGVTTTVDLREGQWLAVAGLIQDEQTGSRVRLPGLGDIPLVGAAFGRQSTTRVETELVVLVSPELVHPMEREQLPLFLPGQEVTDPTNKEFFWHQQIEGRPGYDYRSTVWPQMSRQIHRENHEVLKAQRHAHKASRHYHECEDYYISGPQGFSN encoded by the coding sequence ATGAAAAGCTTCTTCCAACTCACCGTTCTTTATGGCGGTCGTTCGGCACTTGCCGCGGCCATGGCCGGAATGCTGGCGATGATTCCCGCCACTGCCGATGCCCAGATCGCCGCTGATCTGCCAAGCCCACGTGCCGAACAGCGAATCGAAAAACCGAGCGACTCGGTCCTGATGAAGGAATCGAGCCTGATTCAAGAGGTGCTCGAACCGGAACTGATCTTCCGGGTCGAACCTTCGCGCTCGAAGATTCTTCGGACCAAGCTGCCGATGACCCGGGTCGCGATTACCAGTCCTGACATCGTGGAAATCAACGAGTTCAGCACGACCGAAGTCGAAGTCATCGGTTTGAAAGCTGGCGAAACCACGATGACCATCTGGTTCGCTGCTCCCGATGGAACGACCACCGTTCTGCGTTACCTGGTGAAGGTCGCTGCCAACAGCGAAGAACAACGCCGTGCGGAAATCGAATACGGCAAACTGGAAGCACGCATTAACGAGCTGTTCCCAAACAGCATCGTTCAGCTGATTCCCATCGCCGACAAGCTGATTGTCCGCGGCCAGGCTCGCGACGCTCATGAAGCTGCCCAAATCATCGCCGTCCTTGGTGGCCAGTCGGTCGACCAGGCTGGTAACCTCTCGCTAGGGGCCAGCCTTGGCTCTGCCGCGATGCTTCCGGGTGCGGAAGACTTGCGAACGACCAGCGTCATCGACTTGCTGCACGTTCCTGGCGAACAGCAAGTGATGCTGAAAGTTCGGATTGCGGAACTGCAACGCGATGCGGCTCGTAACCTTGGTTTCGACTTCAGCGTCAGCGGCGACAACTACGACATCTCGCACATCATCGGGGCCGGGGCAGGCAATCTGTCCGCGATCCTCGATGGTGGTGACGTGGAACTGTTCCTGCAGGCCACCAGTGCCAACGGTATGGCCAAGATCTTGGCCGAACCAACCCTGGTGACCATCAGCGGCAAGTCGGCCAACTTCATCGCGGGTGGTGAATTCGCGGTGCCAACGGCTGTCGGTGTCGGCGGTATCGGTGCGGTCTCGACCACCTTCCGCGGATTCGGTACGCAGCTGGCCTTTACGCCGACCGTCTTGGACAAAGACAAGATTCGTCTGCAGGTCGCTCCATCGTTCAGCTCGATCAACAACAACAACTCGGTTGACGGTATCCCAGGTCTGGACATTCGCGGTGTGACAACCACGGTCGACCTGCGAGAAGGCCAATGGCTGGCTGTCGCTGGTTTGATCCAAGACGAACAGACCGGTAGCCGCGTTCGCCTGCCTGGCCTGGGGGATATTCCTCTGGTCGGTGCCGCCTTCGGTCGTCAAAGCACGACCCGCGTCGAAACCGAACTGGTCGTCCTGGTGAGCCCTGAACTGGTCCACCCAATGGAACGCGAACAGTTGCCACTCTTTCTGCCGGGCCAGGAAGTTACCGACCCGACCAACAAAGAGTTCTTCTGGCATCAGCAGATCGAAGGTCGCCCTGGCTACGACTACCGCAGCACGGTCTGGCCTCAAATGAGCCGTCAGATCCACC